From one Flavobacterium sp. N502536 genomic stretch:
- a CDS encoding heavy-metal-associated domain-containing protein: protein MNRIILIALITFLGFSAQAQTKKNKNLKYTTEVNGNCEQCKKRIEKAAFSVPGVKSATWDISTHQLAVILNEEKSSPADLNAAVAKVGHDTKEVKATDADYDNLHSCCKYVRE, encoded by the coding sequence ATGAATAGAATAATTTTAATCGCGCTGATTACTTTTTTAGGATTTTCGGCTCAGGCACAAACTAAGAAAAACAAGAATTTAAAGTACACAACCGAGGTAAATGGTAACTGCGAGCAATGCAAAAAACGTATTGAAAAGGCAGCCTTTAGTGTTCCGGGGGTAAAATCGGCAACCTGGGACATTAGTACTCATCAGCTTGCGGTGATTTTAAACGAAGAAAAATCATCTCCTGCAGATTTGAATGCTGCTGTAGCTAAAGTCGGACATGATACTAAGGAGGTTAAAGCTACGGATGCCGATTATGACAATTTGCATTCTTGCTGCAAGTATGTAAGAGAATAA
- a CDS encoding DedA family protein, translating to MNNFDWTQLINPEFYITLSIGGVQIGLFIVLFIVFAETGLFAGFFLPGDSLLFLAGIYSRDLMQNVVDIPADFLNVFILSTLVAIMGVLGNMTGYWFGAKSGYYLFKKEDSFWFKKKYLLQSKDFFEKYGGKAIIYARFLPIFRTFAPIVAGIVSMDKQKFMFYNVLSSFLWSFILIFAGHYLYGVFLKEGIDLKHHIEYIIIIIVIISTFPVLVKLFKKRPSEKI from the coding sequence ATGAATAATTTTGATTGGACACAATTAATCAACCCTGAATTTTATATAACATTAAGCATTGGAGGGGTTCAAATTGGTTTATTTATTGTTCTCTTTATAGTTTTTGCAGAAACAGGTCTTTTTGCGGGATTTTTTCTTCCGGGAGACAGTTTACTTTTTTTAGCAGGTATTTACAGCCGTGATTTAATGCAAAATGTTGTCGATATTCCGGCAGATTTTCTTAATGTCTTTATACTTTCAACCCTTGTTGCCATAATGGGAGTCTTGGGGAATATGACCGGATATTGGTTTGGAGCCAAAAGCGGTTACTATTTGTTCAAAAAAGAAGATTCTTTCTGGTTCAAGAAAAAATACTTATTACAGTCAAAAGACTTCTTTGAGAAGTACGGCGGAAAAGCAATTATCTATGCGCGTTTTCTTCCGATTTTCAGAACTTTCGCTCCTATTGTGGCAGGGATCGTTTCTATGGATAAACAAAAATTTATGTTCTATAATGTATTGAGTTCTTTCCTTTGGTCGTTTATACTGATCTTCGCAGGACACTATTTATATGGCGTGTTCCTAAAAGAAGGAATAGATTTAAAACATCACATCGAATACATCATTATTATAATTGTAATCATATCTACATTTCCGGTATTGGTAAAGCTTTTTAAAAAGAGACCAAGCGAAAAGATATAA
- the rodA gene encoding rod shape-determining protein RodA — translation MKNQSVKNNIDWISVFIYISLVILGWLNIYSSSLLSTEGTYQKQLIFIGCTVPLIFVVLFVDGKFYEKYASIIFGVSLLSLAGLFLFGKTIAGQRCWYAIGSFTLQPSEFAKAATSLALAKYLSDTQINLKDTNRQIQALAIVFLPVLLILPQPDPGSALIYSIFIVVLYREGLPSWYVWTGFITILLFVLTLVLEPYVVVLISLGVLTIIHFKGRVVDRNIILSGILLLVISGFVFSVDYVFDNVFKQHHRDRFNILLGKSVDMKGIGYNTNQSEIAIGSGGWIGKGFLEGTQTKGGFVPEQHTDYIFTTVGEEWGFAGSLVVIALFVGLFLRVIYLAERQKTKFSRVYGYCVAGILFTHFFVNIAMVIGIFPTIGVPLPFFSYGGSGLWGFTILLFIFLKMDANKVNEW, via the coding sequence ATGAAAAATCAAAGTGTAAAAAATAACATTGACTGGATAAGCGTTTTTATCTACATTTCGTTGGTGATATTAGGGTGGCTAAATATCTATTCCTCATCATTATTATCAACAGAAGGAACTTATCAAAAACAATTAATCTTTATTGGATGTACCGTCCCTTTGATTTTTGTGGTACTTTTTGTGGATGGAAAGTTCTATGAAAAATACGCCAGTATTATTTTTGGAGTTTCCTTATTATCCTTAGCCGGTTTGTTTCTCTTTGGAAAAACGATTGCCGGACAGCGTTGTTGGTACGCGATCGGAAGCTTTACTTTACAGCCGTCTGAGTTTGCTAAAGCTGCTACATCATTGGCATTAGCCAAATATTTAAGTGATACACAAATCAACCTGAAAGATACCAACAGACAAATTCAGGCCCTCGCCATTGTATTTTTACCGGTATTATTGATCTTACCTCAACCCGATCCGGGAAGTGCCCTAATCTATAGTATTTTTATTGTTGTATTGTACAGAGAAGGTTTACCATCCTGGTACGTATGGACTGGTTTTATCACCATTCTATTGTTTGTATTAACACTTGTTCTGGAACCTTATGTTGTTGTTCTAATTTCCTTGGGAGTTTTAACGATCATACATTTCAAAGGAAGAGTGGTTGACCGAAACATTATCTTAAGCGGTATTCTTTTGCTTGTTATCTCAGGTTTTGTTTTCTCTGTAGATTACGTTTTTGATAACGTTTTCAAACAGCACCACCGTGACCGTTTTAATATCTTATTAGGAAAAAGTGTGGACATGAAAGGTATTGGATACAACACCAATCAGTCCGAAATTGCTATTGGATCAGGAGGATGGATTGGAAAAGGTTTCCTTGAAGGAACACAAACCAAAGGAGGATTCGTTCCGGAACAGCACACCGATTACATTTTTACAACCGTTGGTGAAGAATGGGGTTTTGCAGGATCTTTAGTAGTAATCGCACTTTTCGTAGGGCTATTTCTAAGAGTCATTTACCTGGCCGAAAGACAAAAAACAAAATTCAGCAGGGTCTATGGCTATTGTGTTGCAGGAATTTTATTTACGCACTTCTTTGTTAATATTGCCATGGTTATTGGAATTTTCCCAACAATTGGAGTTCCTCTGCCCTTCTTTTCTTATGGAGGCTCCGGACTCTGGGGATTCACAATTTTGTTGTTTATCTTCTTAAAAATGGATGCCAACAAAGTGAATGAATGGTAG
- the mrdA gene encoding penicillin-binding protein 2 yields the protein MRKVLLPSLIIIAASLLVIRIFYLQIIDDTFKLKSENNAIKKKYDYPERGYIYDRHGKLLVANQASYDIMVIPREIKEDLNIPEFCALLNITREDYDKRIAKAKVYSPRLPSVFLAQLNKNEFAAFQEKIRKYEGFYFQKRSLRDYDVDYGANIFGFITQVNERQIAKNPYYNSGDLIGKQGVEESYEDILRGIKGVKYIQKDKYNREIGSYKEGKYDTIAVAGEDINLTIDAELQKYGEELMINKRGGIVAIEPKSGEILALVTAPSYDPGILVGRQRSKNYTLLYHDSIAKPLYDRGLLAEYPPGSPFKILTGLVALQEGVINEQTTFMCHHGFSYGRGRFMKCHGFGPHQLHNGIYNSCNTYFAQSYMLTINKYNNPAKAVDVWSDHVKSFGLGQFMGYDLPTGKKGNIPTSKTYKRIYPNGGWRSTTIVSNSIGQGEVLMTPIQLANMMATVANQGYYYTPHIIKKIEGRKIDAKFTTKHVTSIDQKYFPPVISGLFDVYNKGTAYALRVEGIDICGKTGTAENFAKINGKRTQLKDHSIFVAFAPKDNPKIAIAIMIENGGFGATVAGPIASLMIEKYLRHKITRTDLETRVLNKSLASEYAKLGGMNEASAIESTPKDSLLKAKIVTPKPVTPKAEVKKTVSDTTKKN from the coding sequence ATGAGAAAAGTCCTGCTGCCCTCTTTAATTATTATTGCAGCATCTTTGCTAGTGATCAGGATCTTTTATTTGCAAATTATTGATGATACCTTTAAGTTAAAATCCGAAAATAACGCAATAAAGAAAAAATACGACTATCCTGAAAGAGGTTATATTTATGACCGACACGGGAAATTATTAGTTGCCAATCAGGCCTCTTATGATATCATGGTAATTCCGAGAGAAATCAAGGAAGACCTTAATATTCCTGAATTCTGTGCTTTATTAAACATTACACGAGAAGATTACGACAAACGAATTGCCAAAGCCAAGGTATACAGCCCAAGGCTTCCTTCGGTATTTTTAGCACAGCTGAACAAAAATGAGTTTGCCGCTTTTCAGGAGAAAATTCGAAAATACGAAGGGTTCTATTTTCAAAAACGTTCGCTTCGTGACTATGACGTAGACTACGGCGCAAACATCTTTGGCTTCATCACACAGGTAAACGAACGACAAATTGCCAAAAATCCATATTACAATAGTGGAGATTTAATTGGAAAACAAGGTGTTGAAGAAAGCTATGAAGATATTTTACGCGGTATTAAAGGTGTAAAATACATTCAGAAAGACAAATACAACAGAGAAATTGGCTCTTACAAAGAGGGTAAATACGATACTATCGCCGTAGCCGGAGAAGACATCAACCTCACAATCGATGCCGAACTTCAGAAATACGGAGAAGAATTAATGATCAATAAAAGAGGTGGTATTGTTGCTATCGAACCTAAAAGCGGTGAGATTCTGGCATTAGTAACCGCGCCTTCTTATGATCCCGGAATTTTAGTTGGAAGACAGCGTTCTAAAAACTATACCCTTTTGTATCACGATTCGATCGCAAAACCACTGTACGACAGAGGACTTTTGGCCGAGTATCCTCCGGGTTCTCCATTTAAAATCCTGACAGGTCTGGTTGCTTTGCAGGAAGGCGTTATCAACGAACAAACCACCTTTATGTGCCACCATGGATTTAGCTATGGTAGAGGGCGTTTTATGAAATGTCACGGTTTTGGACCTCATCAGTTGCATAACGGAATTTACAATTCCTGTAACACCTATTTCGCACAATCTTATATGTTGACCATAAACAAATACAACAATCCGGCTAAGGCGGTAGATGTTTGGAGTGATCACGTAAAAAGTTTTGGACTAGGACAGTTTATGGGCTATGATTTGCCAACAGGTAAAAAAGGAAACATTCCGACATCCAAAACCTATAAACGAATTTATCCTAACGGAGGATGGAGAAGCACCACTATCGTATCGAATTCTATTGGCCAGGGAGAGGTTTTAATGACCCCTATTCAATTGGCAAATATGATGGCAACTGTAGCCAATCAGGGTTACTATTACACGCCTCATATCATTAAAAAAATTGAAGGAAGAAAAATTGATGCTAAATTTACCACCAAACACGTTACCTCAATTGACCAAAAATATTTCCCACCGGTCATCAGCGGTTTGTTTGACGTTTACAACAAAGGAACAGCTTATGCGCTTCGCGTAGAGGGTATTGATATTTGCGGTAAAACGGGTACAGCAGAAAATTTTGCAAAGATTAACGGAAAAAGAACACAGCTTAAAGACCACTCTATATTTGTTGCTTTTGCCCCTAAAGACAATCCTAAAATTGCAATTGCAATTATGATTGAAAATGGAGGATTTGGAGCTACAGTAGCGGGTCCGATTGCCAGTTTAATGATTGAAAAATACCTGAGACATAAAATCACAAGAACCGATTTGGAAACCAGGGTTTTAAACAAAAGTTTGGCCAGTGAATATGCGAAACTTGGCGGTATGAACGAAGCCAGCGCAATTGAATCTACGCCAAAAGATTCCCTTTTAAAAGCTAAAATTGTTACTCCTAAACCGGTAACACCTAAAGCAGAAGTTAAAAAAACAGTATCAGACACCACTAAAAAGAACTAA
- a CDS encoding rod shape-determining protein MreD: MNSALLLNIFRFIMLLAIQVVIFNNMNFLGYISPFPYILYIILYPVNSNRTGLIVSSFLLGIIMDMFCNSGGIHATACLVLAYYRPYIFKFSFGLSYEYQTIKLNDSLTPERFSFILVSVVLHHIVLFVLEAFQFKFILDVLLRTLFSSIFTIITSIIIIYLIKPNKR, encoded by the coding sequence ATGAATAGCGCTTTGTTACTCAATATTTTTCGATTTATTATGTTACTAGCAATTCAGGTTGTTATTTTCAATAATATGAATTTTTTAGGGTACATAAGTCCCTTCCCATACATCTTGTACATTATTTTGTATCCGGTTAACAGCAACAGAACCGGCTTGATTGTATCGAGCTTTTTGCTTGGAATTATCATGGACATGTTTTGCAATTCGGGCGGAATTCACGCAACAGCCTGTCTTGTACTTGCGTATTACAGGCCGTACATTTTTAAATTCTCGTTTGGACTTAGCTACGAATATCAAACCATTAAACTGAATGATTCCTTAACCCCGGAAAGGTTTTCTTTTATTCTCGTTTCTGTCGTATTGCATCATATCGTATTGTTTGTATTAGAAGCTTTTCAGTTTAAATTTATTCTGGATGTTTTACTCCGAACTTTATTTAGCTCTATCTTTACAATAATCACCTCCATTATCATAATTTACCTTATTAAGCCTAATAAACGATGA
- the mreC gene encoding rod shape-determining protein MreC produces MQQIFNFIIRNSNRLLFLLLLGISLALSVQSHSYHRSKIISSANFLTGGVYEKINHVNEYLNLRTENDELVLENARLKSLLFNKQDTTKLPLADSVKGVKPADIIVSKVIHNSYNTHENFITLNSGSNDGVKPDMGVINSLGIIGVVDNTSPRYATVVSILNMKSQINAKLKKTNHFGSLTWDGKSTGFVQLEDVPRLASVRKGDTIVTGGQSVIFPEGINIGTVENIYKKENSSFYVIKVKLFNDMTNLGHVYIIKSKDREELINLENKGKNE; encoded by the coding sequence ATGCAGCAAATTTTTAATTTCATTATAAGAAACAGTAATCGATTGCTGTTTTTGCTGCTTTTAGGTATTTCGTTAGCGCTCTCAGTTCAATCACATTCTTATCACAGAAGTAAAATAATCAGTTCGGCTAATTTTTTAACCGGAGGTGTTTATGAGAAAATCAATCACGTAAACGAATACTTGAACTTAAGAACTGAAAATGACGAACTTGTACTTGAAAACGCAAGATTAAAAAGTCTATTATTCAACAAACAAGACACCACAAAACTACCTTTAGCAGACAGCGTAAAAGGAGTTAAACCTGCGGATATTATTGTTTCAAAAGTAATTCACAACTCCTACAACACTCACGAAAATTTTATCACGCTTAACTCGGGATCAAATGATGGTGTAAAACCAGACATGGGAGTTATTAATAGCTTAGGAATTATTGGAGTGGTAGACAATACTTCACCAAGATATGCAACTGTAGTGAGTATTTTGAATATGAAATCACAGATCAACGCTAAACTAAAAAAGACAAATCACTTTGGTTCTTTAACCTGGGATGGAAAAAGCACGGGATTTGTGCAGCTGGAAGATGTTCCGAGACTAGCTTCTGTTAGAAAAGGAGATACGATCGTAACCGGTGGGCAATCTGTAATTTTCCCGGAAGGAATTAATATCGGTACTGTAGAAAATATATACAAAAAAGAAAATTCAAGTTTTTATGTCATAAAAGTTAAGCTATTTAACGATATGACCAATCTTGGACACGTATACATCATCAAGAGTAAGGACAGAGAAGAACTTATTAATTTAGAAAACAAGGGAAAAAATGAATAG
- a CDS encoding rod shape-determining protein yields the protein MGFFDFMTEDIAIDLGTANTLIIHNDKVVIDSPSIVARDRISGKIIAVGKEANMMQGKTHENIKTIRPLKDGVIADFDASEKMINMFIKSIPALKKRMFTPALRMVVCIPSGITEVEMRAVKESCERVNGKEVYLIHEPMAAAIGIGIDIMQPKGNMIVDIGGGTTEIAVIALGGIVCDKSVKIAGDVFTNDIVYYMRTQHNLFVGESTAEKIKIQIGAAIEDLDGPPEDMSVQGRDLLTGKPKQVDVSYREIAKALDKSIQRIEDAVMETLSQTPPELAADIYNTGIYLAGGGSMLRGLDKRISQKTDLPVYIAEDPLRAVVRGTGMALKNIAKFKSILIK from the coding sequence ATGGGATTTTTTGATTTCATGACCGAGGATATTGCGATAGACCTTGGTACCGCAAACACTTTAATCATACATAATGATAAAGTTGTTATTGATAGTCCGTCGATCGTTGCACGTGATAGAATATCAGGCAAAATCATTGCTGTTGGTAAGGAAGCCAATATGATGCAAGGTAAAACGCATGAAAACATCAAGACCATAAGGCCTTTGAAGGATGGTGTAATTGCAGATTTTGATGCTTCAGAAAAGATGATCAACATGTTCATCAAAAGTATACCGGCATTGAAGAAAAGAATGTTTACTCCAGCTTTAAGAATGGTGGTTTGTATTCCTTCCGGTATTACCGAAGTGGAGATGAGAGCGGTAAAAGAATCTTGTGAAAGAGTAAACGGAAAAGAAGTTTACTTAATTCACGAGCCAATGGCAGCAGCAATTGGTATTGGTATCGATATCATGCAACCAAAAGGAAACATGATTGTTGATATTGGAGGAGGTACTACTGAAATTGCAGTTATTGCATTAGGTGGAATTGTATGTGACAAATCTGTAAAAATTGCAGGTGACGTTTTCACAAACGATATCGTTTATTATATGCGTACACAACACAACCTTTTTGTTGGAGAGAGTACTGCTGAAAAAATAAAAATTCAAATTGGTGCCGCCATCGAAGATTTAGACGGACCACCAGAAGATATGTCAGTTCAGGGTAGAGATTTACTTACCGGTAAACCAAAACAAGTAGACGTTTCTTACCGTGAGATCGCGAAAGCACTTGACAAATCAATTCAACGTATCGAAGATGCGGTAATGGAAACATTATCTCAGACTCCACCTGAATTAGCAGCCGATATTTACAATACTGGTATTTATTTAGCGGGTGGTGGATCGATGTTAAGAGGTCTTGACAAACGTATTTCACAAAAAACAGATTTACCTGTTTATATTGCTGAAGACCCGTTAAGAGCAGTTGTTCGCGGAACCGGAATGGCGCTTAAAAACATTGCGAAATTTAAAAGTATCTTAATCAAATAA